The following coding sequences lie in one Girardinichthys multiradiatus isolate DD_20200921_A chromosome 13, DD_fGirMul_XY1, whole genome shotgun sequence genomic window:
- the chtopa gene encoding chromatin target of PRMT1a: MSAAASQKVVLKSTTKVSLNERFTNMLKNKQPTAVSIRATMQQQHLASARNRRLAQQMENRPSVQAALNHKQSLKQRLGKGSIQARLGRPVGVLLRGGPAGSRGGMRGMSRGGFRGVRGGIIRGALSLRGKRMPAGGPMRGRGMANRLPMRRGGRYRGGAAGRGGVMSRGGGRGGVARGRGGLRGRGGFAGRGGRGRGRGRGSGRPPVTREQLDNQLDAYMSKTKGHLDAELDAYMAQADPDSME; encoded by the exons ATGAGTGCTGCTGCATCCCAAAAAGTGGTCCTGAAAAGCACCACCAAAGTGTCTCTCAATGAGCG CTTCACTAACATGCTGAAGAACAAGCAGCCCACTGCGGTAAGCATTCGAGCCACCATGCAACAGCAGCATTTGGCTAGTGCCCGCAATCGCCGGTTGGCCCAGCAGATGGAGAACCGCCCCTCAGTCCAAGCAGCTCTAAATCATAAGCAG AGCCTAAAGCAACGCCTGGGTAAGGGTAGCATCCAAGCCAGACTGGGCCGGCCCGTCGGAGTTCTACTGCGTGGAGGACCTGCTGGGAGCAGAGGTGGCATGCGGGGAATGTCCAGAGGAGGATTTAGAGGAGTCCGAGGAGGAATAATTCGTGGAGCTTTGTCCCTGAGGG GAAAGCGAATGCCTGCAGGAGGCCCCATGCGAGGCCGGGGCATGGCTAACCGCCTGCCAATGCGTAGAGGAGGCCGCTACCGCGGGGGAGCTGCTGGAAggggaggagtaatgtcaagaGGAGGAGGTCGAGGAGGAGTAGCCAGAG GCCGTGGCGGACTTCGTGGACGTGGTGGCTTCGCTGGTCGAGGAGGGCGTGGTCGTGGGCGGGGTAGAGGAAGTGGTCGACCACCTGTAACCCGTGAACAGCTTGACAACCAACTGGATGCCTATATGTCAAAGACCAAAGGTCACTTGGATGCAGAGCTGGATGCCTACATGGCCCAGGCAGACCCAGACAGCATGGAGTGA